The Candidatus Hydrogenedens sp. genome includes a region encoding these proteins:
- the thiF gene encoding sulfur carrier protein ThiS adenylyltransferase ThiF — MKVFVNEKQYEFSEGVTLDDIKQKFKPTADLVILNGFPISVDNLSQKVLEGDRIVLIKKGEIPSEDELETLMVARHTPGVHKKIKNSSVGIAGLGGLGSNVAIALARVGIGKLVLVDFDVVEPSNLNRQHYFLRHIGLFKTEVMKQMIYEINPYVNVVVHTIKVDETNIAELFSDIDILVEAFDTDIAKRMLIENFQKIYPKKSIISASGVAGYYSSNTIRVRKITPYFYVVGDEEHSAMQGVGLMSPRVGIVAHMQANMVLRVIMSEDKP; from the coding sequence ATTAAAGTTTTTGTTAATGAAAAACAATATGAATTCTCAGAGGGGGTAACATTAGACGACATTAAACAAAAATTTAAACCCACCGCAGATTTAGTAATATTAAATGGGTTTCCAATTTCTGTTGATAATTTGTCACAAAAAGTTTTAGAAGGGGATAGAATCGTCTTAATAAAAAAAGGGGAAATACCTTCTGAAGATGAGTTAGAAACCTTAATGGTTGCAAGGCATACGCCAGGTGTTCATAAGAAAATTAAGAACAGTTCTGTGGGAATTGCTGGATTAGGAGGGCTTGGTTCCAATGTTGCGATAGCACTGGCACGAGTAGGTATAGGCAAATTGGTGCTCGTTGATTTCGATGTAGTTGAACCCAGTAATTTAAATCGTCAACATTATTTTTTACGTCATATAGGGTTGTTTAAAACAGAAGTGATGAAACAGATGATTTACGAGATAAATCCGTATGTTAATGTTGTGGTCCATACCATTAAAGTAGATGAAACGAACATAGCCGAATTATTTTCGGATATAGATATTCTTGTAGAAGCATTTGATACAGATATTGCTAAACGAATGTTAATAGAAAATTTTCAAAAAATATATCCTAAAAAGTCGATAATTAGTGCCTCCGGAGTTGCAGGATATTATTCATCTAACACAATTCGAGTTCGAAAAATTACTCCATATTTTTATGTTGTTGGTGATGAGGAACATTCAGCAATGCAGGGTGTAGGATTAATGTCTCCCAGAGTAGGTATTGTTGCACATATGCAAGCGAATATGGTTTTGCGTGTAATCATGAGTGAGGATAAACCTTGA
- a CDS encoding sugar ABC transporter substrate-binding protein, whose product MKNKGTNTCVFGVYVTMFVCLLMIVVGCGKVQNAEDKGTKREKPRIALIMKSLANEFFKTMEEGARRHNKEHSSEYELIVEGIKDELDINRQVQLVENMIGQRVDAIVIAPADSKALVPVCKKALKAGIIVINIDNRFDTDVVRENEVQIPFVGPDNRKGAKKVGDYLDQQLQPGDAVAIINGVPTAYNAIQRRLGFLDAIQERGLKLVAEENGDWEMSKANKVVSALMTEKPEIKGIFCANDSMALGTISALKAVGLIDKVKVVGFDNISAANELLEKGELLATADQHADQLAIYGIEYALECLNTKNIPADKETPVDLVVKK is encoded by the coding sequence TTGGTGTTTATGTCACAATGTTTGTGTGTTTGTTAATGATTGTCGTAGGTTGTGGAAAAGTCCAAAATGCAGAGGATAAAGGCACAAAAAGGGAAAAACCACGAATTGCCTTAATAATGAAATCGTTGGCAAATGAATTTTTTAAAACAATGGAAGAGGGTGCAAGGAGGCATAATAAGGAGCATTCTTCTGAATACGAATTGATTGTTGAAGGTATTAAAGATGAATTAGACATAAATCGTCAAGTGCAATTGGTAGAAAATATGATAGGACAACGTGTCGACGCTATCGTTATTGCCCCAGCAGATTCAAAAGCATTAGTACCAGTATGTAAGAAGGCATTGAAAGCAGGTATCATTGTTATCAATATTGATAATCGTTTTGATACTGATGTCGTCCGCGAAAATGAGGTACAGATTCCCTTTGTAGGTCCAGATAATCGTAAAGGGGCAAAAAAAGTGGGTGATTATCTTGATCAACAGTTACAACCCGGCGATGCAGTGGCTATAATTAATGGTGTCCCCACCGCTTATAATGCAATCCAAAGACGATTAGGGTTTTTAGATGCCATTCAAGAGCGAGGGCTAAAGTTAGTTGCAGAAGAAAATGGTGATTGGGAAATGTCAAAAGCAAATAAAGTAGTGTCCGCATTGATGACAGAAAAACCGGAAATCAAAGGGATTTTCTGTGCAAATGATAGTATGGCATTAGGGACAATATCTGCATTAAAAGCAGTGGGACTTATTGATAAAGTAAAAGTTGTTGGTTTCGATAATATTTCAGCAGCAAATGAGTTGTTGGAAAAAGGTGAATTATTAGCAACGGCGGACCAACATGCAGACCAGTTGGCTATTTATGGTATAGAATATGCCTTAGAATGTCTAAACACAAAAAATATACCCGCAGATAAAGAAACACCTGTTGATTTAGTAGTAAAAAAGTAA
- a CDS encoding ABC transporter permease, whose product MKIIINFVKEQIGLLLALCLLIGFFSLKSQYFFSYSTLITILNQIPHILLLSIGMSMVLIIGGIDLSVGSVLGLSGAVLGILLVQKYPLPLAIVACLVTGVICGTINGFIITQWRIPAFIVTLGMLEAGRGLTYLFTKSQTQYLSSTLDNIAEPNLFGIRLPLFLAMVIVIIAHILLVNTPFGRHCFAVGAKEETAHLSGINTRKLIFSVYVISGFLSALAGLLHCARLSSSDPNAGIGYELSAIASAVIGGNSLSGGKGSVIGTVLGVIIIATLEVGLVQIGVPEPWKRVITGAVIILAVIADVYRGKLKIFQKI is encoded by the coding sequence ATGAAGATAATTATTAATTTTGTAAAAGAACAAATAGGATTACTGTTAGCACTTTGCCTACTAATTGGATTTTTTAGTTTAAAATCTCAGTACTTTTTTTCTTATTCCACATTGATAACTATTTTGAATCAAATACCACACATTTTGCTTTTGTCCATTGGTATGTCAATGGTATTAATTATTGGAGGGATTGACCTTTCGGTTGGTTCGGTGTTAGGGTTGTCTGGAGCTGTATTAGGTATTTTACTCGTTCAAAAATATCCATTACCACTGGCGATTGTTGCTTGTTTAGTAACGGGGGTTATTTGTGGAACTATTAATGGGTTTATTATAACTCAATGGCGTATTCCTGCTTTTATTGTGACTTTGGGGATGTTAGAGGCAGGTAGGGGACTTACTTATTTATTCACTAAATCACAAACACAGTATTTAAGTTCTACCCTTGATAATATTGCTGAACCAAATTTGTTTGGAATACGTTTACCTCTTTTTTTAGCAATGGTAATAGTTATCATTGCCCATATTCTATTAGTAAATACTCCTTTTGGTCGGCATTGTTTTGCCGTTGGTGCGAAGGAAGAAACCGCTCATTTATCTGGAATAAATACCCGAAAATTAATATTTTCTGTTTATGTTATTTCCGGTTTCTTATCTGCTCTTGCAGGGTTGTTGCACTGTGCACGATTAAGTTCGTCCGACCCTAATGCAGGAATTGGGTACGAATTATCAGCCATTGCTTCAGCAGTTATTGGAGGTAATAGCCTAAGTGGCGGAAAAGGCTCAGTTATTGGAACGGTGTTGGGTGTTATTATTATAGCAACGTTAGAAGTAGGACTTGTGCAAATTGGTGTGCCGGAGCCTTGGAAGAGAGTTATAACCGGTGCTGTAATTATTTTAGCTGTAATTGCAGATGTTTACCGTGGAAAATTGAAGATTTTTCAGAAAATATAA